A stretch of the Agrobacterium vitis genome encodes the following:
- a CDS encoding extracellular solute-binding protein — translation MNHRQHLQGVALTLGGLLSLTFVTAAVAQGRSLEGQEIVLYTSGGTQLETTKELVIKPFEKETGATVVIDDSCCSRLQAALEAGQFVGDLIIGLDRSSLMARDARGWVLHDPRVEAISTRHNVPKELRSDGVLVLNLYSFIIAAKDPSIPLPKSWKEFWDVEKFPGTRGMIRSSPHVQMEAALLADGVEPSALYPLDSDRAFRKLDKLKASTRILMNASGADQINNLGTGETTYSVTYSNRAFLAKRDGIPINFSYADGFIVGNSAALLKGAKNVEGAIALLDYHMRPEVLARFAERTGMAPPYKASVDMIAPEYKSMLPTSAENLPLQHPFNDDYCQKNLRDLSDRWVKWLAQ, via the coding sequence ATGAATCACAGACAGCATTTGCAAGGCGTTGCCCTCACATTGGGCGGGCTACTTTCACTTACCTTTGTGACGGCGGCTGTCGCACAGGGTCGATCGCTGGAGGGGCAAGAGATCGTTCTTTACACCTCCGGCGGCACCCAGCTCGAGACGACTAAGGAGCTCGTGATCAAGCCATTTGAGAAGGAAACTGGCGCGACGGTCGTGATAGACGATTCCTGTTGCTCCAGGCTACAGGCGGCACTGGAAGCCGGACAGTTCGTCGGCGATCTTATAATCGGCCTGGATCGAAGCAGCCTCATGGCTCGCGACGCCCGGGGGTGGGTTTTGCATGATCCGAGAGTTGAAGCCATTTCTACCCGTCACAACGTTCCCAAGGAGCTTCGATCTGACGGCGTCCTGGTGCTTAATCTCTATTCATTCATCATTGCGGCCAAGGACCCATCGATCCCGCTTCCGAAAAGCTGGAAAGAATTTTGGGACGTCGAGAAATTCCCTGGGACCAGGGGCATGATCCGGTCGTCGCCACACGTTCAAATGGAAGCTGCTTTGTTGGCCGATGGCGTGGAGCCTAGCGCGTTGTATCCATTGGATTCCGATAGGGCATTTCGCAAGCTTGACAAGCTCAAGGCGTCGACCAGGATCCTTATGAATGCCTCGGGTGCCGATCAAATCAACAATCTTGGAACTGGAGAGACGACATATTCGGTCACGTACAGTAACCGTGCGTTTCTCGCAAAGCGTGACGGCATACCGATCAATTTCAGCTACGCCGATGGATTCATCGTGGGCAACTCGGCCGCCCTTCTCAAGGGAGCAAAAAACGTCGAGGGCGCGATCGCGCTGCTGGACTATCATATGCGCCCCGAAGTGTTGGCCCGGTTTGCCGAGCGAACAGGAATGGCACCGCCGTACAAGGCGTCAGTCGACATGATCGCTCCAGAATACAAATCGATGTTGCCGACATCGGCTGAAAACCTGCCGCTCCAGCATCCGTTCAACGACGACTACTGTCAAAAGAACTTGCGCGATCTCAGCGACCGCTGGGTAAAATGGCTAGCGCAATAG